In bacterium, one genomic interval encodes:
- the tilS gene encoding tRNA lysidine(34) synthetase TilS → MSILAKVTRTIEAHNLLANGDKVLVALSGGPDSVALLHLLVRLKPHYQLQLAAVYVNHQIRKRPALAEAKFCQSLCKKLKVPLTIHREDIPALAKQQKIGIEEAGRNFRYELFERLAREQKFTRIALGHHQNDRVETVLFRIIRGTGRTGLAGIPVKRDKYIRPLFDLTKAEILAYLKENRLAYCLDLSNERSDQSRNYIRNRLLPEIRKRLNPQVDRAILNLAETLAEEEKVLQAQVERVLKQAITITPGGKIELDRDKFQAYTKWLRRRLLRYCLGSISEGQMVDRESVDRLDDQIMAGGGNLSLPGRIQTVLSGSKIVFVHGQPIQLERELSPGKAVRLACPNVQIAVRFGRSLPSKPLSRRRASRVTVDRAKLEFPLTVRSIRTGDRFVPLGMHGRKKVGDYLTDRKVPKVYRDEILVVTDGQGIIWVVGFEIADRVKVDRSTRKVATLEVINSKRALTPAV, encoded by the coding sequence ATGAGTATCCTGGCGAAAGTCACCCGCACAATTGAGGCACACAATCTGTTAGCAAACGGGGATAAGGTGCTGGTGGCGTTGTCCGGGGGGCCGGATTCGGTCGCATTGCTGCATCTGCTCGTGCGACTCAAGCCACACTATCAATTGCAGTTAGCCGCAGTTTACGTCAATCATCAGATCCGCAAACGACCCGCGTTGGCCGAAGCGAAGTTCTGTCAGTCTCTTTGCAAGAAACTGAAGGTCCCGTTGACGATTCATCGCGAGGATATTCCCGCTCTGGCCAAACAGCAGAAGATCGGGATAGAGGAAGCAGGGCGGAATTTCCGGTACGAGTTGTTCGAGCGTTTGGCCCGCGAACAGAAGTTCACTCGGATCGCATTGGGGCATCACCAGAATGACCGTGTTGAGACGGTGCTTTTCAGGATCATCCGTGGCACCGGAAGAACCGGTCTGGCTGGCATTCCGGTGAAGCGGGATAAGTATATCCGGCCGCTGTTTGACCTGACCAAAGCGGAGATCCTCGCCTACTTGAAGGAGAACAGACTCGCCTATTGTCTGGACCTTTCCAATGAAAGATCGGACCAGAGCAGGAATTACATTCGGAATCGCCTCCTGCCGGAAATTCGGAAGCGACTCAATCCACAGGTAGACAGGGCGATTTTGAATTTGGCGGAGACTCTGGCAGAAGAAGAAAAGGTGCTTCAAGCGCAAGTTGAACGGGTTCTTAAGCAGGCGATCACAATCACACCGGGCGGCAAAATTGAGCTTGATAGAGATAAATTCCAAGCGTATACTAAATGGCTCCGTCGCAGACTGTTAAGGTACTGTCTGGGAAGCATTTCCGAGGGACAGATGGTTGACCGCGAATCGGTCGACCGCCTCGATGACCAGATTATGGCGGGCGGCGGGAATCTCTCGCTCCCCGGACGTATTCAGACCGTCCTGTCCGGTTCAAAGATTGTCTTTGTGCACGGTCAGCCGATACAGTTGGAAAGGGAGCTGTCACCGGGAAAAGCGGTTCGGTTAGCCTGTCCGAACGTTCAGATCGCCGTCCGATTCGGCCGAAGTCTCCCGAGCAAACCTCTGTCGCGACGAAGGGCATCACGGGTGACGGTGGATCGAGCCAAGCTCGAATTTCCGCTGACGGTGCGGTCGATTCGCACGGGTGACCGGTTTGTCCCGCTGGGGATGCACGGACGCAAAAAGGTAGGCGACTACCTGACCGATCGGAAAGTACCGAAGGTCTATCGCGATGAAATTCTGGTCGTTACTGACGGCCAAGGGATCATATGGGTGGTCGGATTTGAGATCGCCGACCGAGTCAAGGTTGATAGGTCAACCAGGAAGGTAGCCACGCTTGAGGTCATCAACTCCAAAAGGGCTCTCACGCCAGCCGTTTGA
- the ftsH gene encoding ATP-dependent zinc metalloprotease FtsH: MNPEVAEISYSEFTQQIGSSNITEATFLEREIEGKLKDPTTFASSKSNRTFAQFRTRIPFPDTNYDIVKRLEASGAKIKAAEKGPDFLSILVAVGPWILLIFVWIFFLRQMQGASGPKGLFSFGKSKAKLLTDERPKVTFSDVAGADEAKEELQEIIEFLKEPGKFQKLGGKIPKGALLLGPPGTGKTLLARAVAGEAGVPFFSMSGSDFVEMFVGVGASRVRDLFEQGKRNAPCIIFIDEIDAVGRHRGAGLGGGHDEREQTLNQLLVEMDGFESNEGVILVAATNRPDVLDPALLRPGRFDRQIVVATPDVKGREGILKVHTRKVKMANDIDLTVLARGTPGMSGADLANMVNEAALLAARKNKESVSMFDFEEAKDKVMMGSARKSMVISDEEKKVIAYHEAGHALVSKLMPKADPIHKVTIIPRGMALGVTQSLPVDERHTHSRDYLETVLAVMMGGRVAEILVFDQLDTGAGNDLERATKLARKMVCNWGMSEKIGPVTFGKTEEHIFLGREMAQAADHSEATSVIIDQEISQFVLKAEALARKLLANNLDKLHDLAKALLEREIIDGREVDVIIGRTSGDAELVVAPAPTS; encoded by the coding sequence ATGAATCCCGAGGTTGCTGAGATCAGCTACTCCGAGTTTACTCAGCAGATCGGAAGCTCGAACATTACTGAAGCTACCTTTCTGGAGCGGGAGATCGAAGGGAAGCTGAAGGATCCGACAACCTTTGCCTCGAGCAAGAGCAATCGGACCTTCGCTCAGTTCCGGACGCGCATACCATTCCCGGACACGAATTATGATATCGTGAAACGGCTCGAAGCATCGGGAGCAAAGATCAAAGCGGCCGAAAAGGGCCCTGACTTTCTTTCCATTCTGGTCGCCGTTGGACCCTGGATACTGTTGATCTTTGTCTGGATATTCTTCCTGCGCCAGATGCAGGGTGCATCCGGTCCGAAGGGGTTATTCTCATTCGGAAAATCCAAAGCAAAACTGCTGACGGATGAGCGCCCCAAAGTAACATTCAGTGATGTCGCTGGTGCGGATGAAGCGAAAGAAGAGCTGCAGGAAATCATCGAATTCCTGAAGGAACCGGGGAAATTCCAGAAGTTGGGCGGCAAGATCCCCAAAGGGGCACTCTTGCTTGGTCCGCCCGGAACAGGCAAAACGCTATTGGCCCGCGCAGTGGCGGGTGAAGCCGGCGTACCGTTCTTCTCGATGTCGGGCTCAGATTTTGTGGAGATGTTTGTGGGTGTCGGCGCAAGCCGCGTTCGCGACCTGTTTGAACAGGGGAAGCGGAACGCTCCCTGCATCATCTTTATCGACGAAATCGACGCGGTTGGACGTCACCGAGGCGCCGGTCTCGGCGGTGGGCATGATGAGCGCGAACAGACTCTCAACCAGTTGTTGGTTGAGATGGATGGATTTGAATCGAACGAGGGTGTTATCCTGGTGGCCGCCACCAACCGCCCGGATGTACTTGATCCGGCGTTGCTTCGCCCGGGACGATTCGACCGACAGATCGTGGTCGCCACGCCTGATGTCAAAGGGCGTGAAGGGATCCTCAAGGTACACACGCGCAAAGTAAAAATGGCGAATGATATCGATCTGACCGTGCTGGCCCGCGGCACACCCGGTATGTCCGGCGCCGACCTTGCCAACATGGTCAATGAAGCGGCGCTATTGGCGGCCCGAAAAAACAAAGAGTCTGTCTCGATGTTTGATTTCGAGGAAGCCAAAGACAAAGTGATGATGGGCTCGGCGCGCAAGTCGATGGTTATCTCCGACGAGGAGAAGAAAGTGATCGCGTATCACGAGGCCGGTCATGCTTTGGTCTCCAAGTTGATGCCGAAAGCGGACCCGATCCACAAGGTGACGATCATACCGCGCGGGATGGCGCTGGGTGTCACCCAGTCATTGCCAGTGGATGAACGTCACACTCACAGCCGAGATTATCTTGAGACAGTGCTGGCGGTGATGATGGGTGGGCGTGTGGCCGAGATACTGGTCTTTGATCAGCTGGATACTGGCGCGGGGAATGACTTGGAACGTGCGACTAAACTGGCGCGCAAAATGGTCTGTAACTGGGGGATGTCGGAGAAGATCGGACCGGTGACTTTCGGCAAGACCGAGGAGCATATCTTCCTGGGTCGCGAAATGGCACAGGCGGCGGATCATTCCGAGGCGACCTCGGTTATCATCGATCAGGAGATTTCGCAGTTTGTTCTGAAAGCCGAGGCCCTGGCTCGCAAACTGCTTGCAAATAACCTCGACAAGTTGCATGACCTGGCCAAGGCGCTCCTTGAGCGGGAGATCATCGATGGTCGCGAGGTTGATGTGATCATTGGACGGACTTCAGGCGATGCCGAATTGGTAGTGGCGCCTGCGCCGACGAGTTAG
- a CDS encoding UDP-2,3-diacylglucosamine diphosphatase, with protein sequence MALYLFSDAHLGTGSPESEQTKLANIARLFELVKSDGDRLIILGDLFDFWFEYKHVVPKAHFEVLFRLHELRARGIQIDYISGNHDFWMDDFFEKQIGIVVHRDTLTLDYGGKKLFLCHGDGLAKADSGYRFLKKILRNRFNIWLYRKLPPDWAYPLAKWVSGSSREYTSRRDHEFANDYRQYAQGKLAEGNDVVVIGHLHIPVFEKFDNGTYINSGDFIHHFTYVKLDNSGVSLEYLK encoded by the coding sequence ATGGCGCTTTATCTTTTCTCTGATGCTCACCTCGGAACAGGGTCTCCTGAATCCGAACAAACCAAGCTGGCCAATATCGCACGCCTGTTTGAACTGGTGAAGTCTGATGGCGACCGACTGATCATCCTCGGCGATCTTTTCGATTTCTGGTTCGAATACAAACATGTTGTCCCGAAAGCCCATTTCGAAGTTCTCTTTCGCCTCCATGAACTCCGCGCCAGGGGCATCCAGATCGACTACATCTCCGGCAACCATGACTTCTGGATGGATGACTTCTTCGAGAAACAGATCGGTATCGTGGTTCATCGTGACACCCTGACTCTAGATTACGGCGGCAAAAAGCTCTTTCTCTGTCATGGCGATGGCCTGGCCAAAGCCGATTCCGGATACCGATTCCTTAAGAAAATCCTTCGCAATCGGTTTAATATCTGGCTCTATCGAAAACTCCCGCCCGACTGGGCCTACCCGCTCGCCAAGTGGGTCTCTGGTTCATCTCGCGAGTATACCTCGCGTCGAGACCATGAGTTCGCCAACGATTACAGGCAGTATGCTCAGGGGAAACTGGCCGAAGGGAACGATGTTGTCGTGATCGGGCATTTGCATATCCCGGTCTTTGAGAAATTCGACAACGGCACCTATATCAATTCAGGGGATTTCATTCACCACTTCACCTACGTGAAGCTGGACAATTCCGGGGTGAGTCTGGAGTACTTGAAGTAA
- a CDS encoding response regulator transcription factor — protein MKTILLVEDDQHLADGLILNLEAEGYQVVHVADGNHAFDTYQRGIFDLVLLDIMLPGVDGLTICKKIRAAGATLPVLFVTARDQSDQKVEGLLAGGDDYITKPFNVQELLARIQGIFRRQAWLAAEDAVSDEYEFDGRKINFKTFVAEGPGGKHQLTRKECMVIKYLIERANEVVSRDQLLDAVWGYHIYPTNRTVDNFILKLRKIFENDPKEPKYIETIRAVGYRFNR, from the coding sequence ATGAAAACGATCCTTCTTGTCGAAGATGACCAGCACCTTGCCGATGGACTGATCCTCAATCTGGAGGCGGAGGGGTATCAGGTCGTCCATGTTGCTGACGGCAATCACGCGTTCGATACATACCAGCGCGGCATATTCGATCTGGTGCTACTGGATATCATGTTGCCGGGGGTTGATGGCCTGACCATCTGCAAAAAGATCAGAGCGGCTGGCGCCACGTTGCCGGTGCTGTTTGTGACTGCCCGCGATCAGTCCGATCAGAAGGTCGAGGGACTGCTCGCCGGGGGAGATGACTATATCACCAAGCCGTTTAATGTGCAGGAGTTGTTGGCGCGAATTCAGGGGATATTCCGCCGTCAGGCCTGGTTGGCGGCCGAGGATGCTGTCTCGGATGAATATGAGTTTGATGGTCGGAAGATCAACTTCAAGACGTTTGTGGCAGAAGGGCCGGGGGGGAAGCATCAACTAACCCGCAAAGAGTGCATGGTCATCAAGTATCTGATCGAGCGGGCGAATGAAGTGGTCAGCCGCGATCAGTTGCTGGATGCTGTTTGGGGGTATCATATCTATCCGACCAATCGGACTGTCGATAATTTCATTCTCAAACTTCGCAAGATATTTGAAAATGATCCGAAAGAGCCGAAGTATATTGAGACCATTCGCGCGGTGGGGTATCGGTTCAACCGATAG
- the hpt gene encoding hypoxanthine phosphoribosyltransferase, which yields MRSSTPKGLSRQPFELLLDQRAITRRIEEMGAQLTADYAGETPVLVGVLKGCAVFLADLMRTIKLPIELEFVSAASYRTGVRREEDVIIGGGFSIPMAGRHVLVVEGVVDSGKTVALVTEKIRKMEPASLEIVTLLDKPQSHRVKVDVKYKGFSIGNDFVIGFGLDNTQKYRNLPFIGRLLDK from the coding sequence TTGAGGTCATCAACTCCAAAAGGGCTCTCACGCCAGCCGTTTGAGTTGCTGCTTGATCAGCGCGCGATCACGCGCCGGATCGAGGAGATGGGAGCACAGCTCACCGCAGATTATGCGGGCGAAACGCCGGTTCTGGTCGGCGTCCTGAAGGGATGCGCGGTCTTTCTGGCGGACCTGATGCGGACGATCAAGTTGCCGATCGAGCTGGAGTTTGTGTCGGCGGCTTCCTATCGGACGGGAGTACGTCGCGAAGAGGACGTGATCATCGGCGGCGGCTTTTCCATCCCGATGGCGGGGCGCCATGTGCTGGTGGTGGAAGGAGTTGTCGATTCCGGGAAGACGGTCGCTTTGGTTACCGAGAAGATTCGCAAGATGGAACCGGCTTCCCTGGAGATTGTTACACTACTCGATAAACCCCAGAGCCATCGCGTAAAAGTCGATGTTAAGTACAAAGGATTCAGCATCGGCAATGATTTCGTGATCGGTTTTGGACTCGACAATACACAGAAATACCGAAACCTGCCGTTTATCGGACGGTTGCTCGACAAATGA
- a CDS encoding site-specific DNA-methyltransferase, whose amino-acid sequence MTDMQLPENQATLLPKCRLRPGEIWSDPQGKHVVGCGDCTDSQFVSRLMNGRAKASLAVQDPPYNLVVFERRSVEEYIAWCEQWLDLSEQGLAENSSLYVWLGADQNNHYQPLPQFMQMMQGQSFQSRSFLTMRNQRGYGTQKNWMAVRQELLYYTKGEPFFQPQYTEMPKALKGYYKTIGGERMENIERSRSPFLRAGNVWIDIQQVFYRMEENVSLCYAQKPLKAIERIVTASSLPGETVLDFFSHAGTTLLACERLGRICITCDIDPVFAEITIRRLERFRATGKLGWQRMDPFAEG is encoded by the coding sequence ATGACCGATATGCAACTGCCGGAGAATCAGGCAACACTCCTGCCAAAATGCCGCCTTCGCCCGGGAGAGATATGGAGCGACCCGCAGGGGAAGCATGTTGTGGGGTGCGGCGACTGCACGGACAGCCAGTTTGTATCACGTCTCATGAATGGCCGAGCCAAGGCATCGCTGGCCGTTCAGGATCCGCCGTATAATCTGGTAGTGTTCGAGCGGCGATCGGTGGAGGAGTATATCGCGTGGTGCGAGCAATGGCTGGATTTGAGCGAGCAGGGGTTGGCGGAGAACTCGTCGCTGTATGTTTGGCTGGGGGCGGATCAGAACAACCATTACCAGCCGTTACCGCAATTCATGCAGATGATGCAAGGTCAGTCGTTTCAATCCCGTTCTTTCCTGACCATGCGGAATCAGCGCGGTTACGGCACTCAGAAAAACTGGATGGCGGTACGCCAGGAATTGCTGTATTACACCAAAGGGGAACCGTTCTTTCAGCCGCAGTACACCGAGATGCCAAAAGCGCTGAAGGGGTACTACAAAACGATCGGGGGAGAGCGGATGGAGAATATAGAGAGGTCGCGCTCACCGTTTCTTCGGGCGGGTAATGTCTGGATCGATATTCAGCAGGTCTTCTATCGGATGGAAGAGAATGTTTCGCTTTGTTATGCGCAGAAGCCGCTCAAGGCGATCGAGCGGATAGTGACTGCATCATCACTGCCGGGGGAGACGGTGCTCGACTTCTTCTCCCATGCCGGTACAACTTTGCTGGCGTGCGAGCGCTTGGGAAGAATATGCATCACCTGCGATATTGACCCGGTTTTTGCGGAGATCACGATCAGGCGGTTGGAGAGGTTTCGTGCGACAGGGAAACTTGGCTGGCAGCGGATGGACCCGTTTGCCGAAGGTTGA
- a CDS encoding HAMP domain-containing histidine kinase yields MSFSPRSALALFLFMALTALALAVWWIIFMAHLVDEKVEIAQQLGASPEMLEQIHQQEISRQIMLGMEGVFLILLILLGGWLIYRALVKTEELKFHQQNFLMAVTHELKTPLASIKLYLDTIQSPKIEASKKETIIPKIQQDVARLEHLVQNILDAGRFERSGYRLNKIDVNLSDLVRERVAVVRGLPSSVAKQVTDEIQPDIMIDGDQLALGRAIDSILENSLKYHDGSGIQIDLKLKEISGRITLTITDRGIGFEKKDNKAIFDRFYRVGDEMTRTQAGTGLGLFLCREIIRAHGGTVTAESDGPGKGATFTISLKKS; encoded by the coding sequence ATGTCATTCTCTCCGCGATCCGCATTGGCGCTCTTTCTTTTCATGGCCCTAACGGCCCTTGCTTTGGCGGTCTGGTGGATCATCTTCATGGCCCACCTCGTGGATGAAAAGGTGGAGATCGCCCAACAACTTGGAGCATCGCCCGAGATGCTCGAGCAGATCCATCAGCAGGAGATCAGCCGCCAGATCATGCTCGGCATGGAAGGGGTATTTCTTATCCTGTTGATCCTGCTGGGTGGGTGGTTGATCTACCGAGCGTTGGTAAAGACGGAAGAACTCAAATTTCACCAGCAGAATTTCCTGATGGCGGTAACGCATGAACTGAAAACGCCGCTCGCCTCGATCAAATTGTATCTGGACACGATTCAGTCTCCCAAAATAGAGGCATCGAAGAAGGAGACGATCATCCCCAAGATCCAGCAGGATGTCGCCCGGCTGGAACACCTGGTCCAGAATATACTCGATGCCGGCCGATTTGAACGGAGTGGCTACCGCCTCAACAAGATCGATGTGAACTTGAGCGATCTGGTCCGCGAGCGAGTGGCGGTAGTTCGCGGACTTCCTTCGTCGGTGGCCAAACAGGTGACAGATGAGATTCAGCCGGATATCATGATTGATGGCGACCAGCTTGCGCTGGGGAGGGCCATCGATTCGATCCTTGAGAATAGTCTCAAGTATCATGATGGCTCCGGGATCCAGATCGATCTGAAATTGAAAGAGATATCGGGACGGATCACGCTGACGATCACCGATCGCGGGATAGGATTCGAGAAGAAAGACAACAAGGCGATCTTTGACCGCTTTTACCGCGTCGGCGATGAAATGACGCGGACGCAGGCGGGGACCGGACTGGGACTGTTTCTCTGCCGAGAGATCATCCGCGCCCATGGCGGGACAGTGACTGCCGAATCAGACGGCCCCGGCAAAGGGGCAACCTTTACGATAAGTCTCAAAAAGAGCTGA
- the purL gene encoding phosphoribosylformylglycinamidine synthase subunit PurL gives MADGFTQPKVTPEMIANHGITPDEYEYIKKILGREPNYTELGVFSVMWSEHCSYKNSIALLKTLPRDGANLLSKAGEENAGAVDIGDGLAVVFKIESHNHPSAIEPYQGAATGVGGILRDIFTMGARPIASLNSLRFGSPDNPRVRHLVSGVVKGIGDYGNSFGVPTVAGEVFFDDSYTGNPLVNAMAVGIVKSNQLAFGKAAGTGNPIMIVGNKTGRDGIHGATFASEEISSKSEEKRPSVQIADPFTEKLLLEATLEIIEQDLIIGIQDMGAAGLTCSSSEMAARGKAGIEINIDLVPVREPHMSPYEILLSESQERMLVCVKKGKEAAVKAVFDKWGLDSTIVGKVTDDLFMTVKLNGQIVSRIPADSLVLGGSAPIYHRETKRPTYMDDVNKLDLNDFAPNRNWSETLVQLLGSPNLCHKGWVFEQYDSMVRTNTAVGPGSDAAVLRLRKTDKALAMSTDCNARYCYLNPRLGAQIAVAESARNIVCSGGKPLAITNCLNFGNPYKPEVYYCFAEAIKGMGEACIAFETPVTGGNVSFYNEDPERAVFPTPTIGMVGLVEHLDHITTQWFKENGDVIFLIGTNKEELGGSEYLKSILGQTRGPIPSLDLPFEKKMQETLLHAIRSGLVKSAHDCSDGGLAVALAECCISNQEHQIGATVKLNDSIRPDCLLFGESQSRVIVSADQSSANDLEKIFGSAGVPINRIGSVGGSRLVIESLIDIPLARLADSFYHAMPRFMEKVG, from the coding sequence ATGGCAGACGGATTCACCCAGCCCAAAGTCACACCGGAAATGATAGCCAATCATGGCATTACGCCGGATGAGTACGAATACATCAAGAAGATCCTCGGACGCGAACCAAACTACACCGAACTCGGCGTCTTTTCGGTCATGTGGTCCGAGCATTGCTCGTACAAAAACTCCATCGCATTACTTAAAACCCTCCCGCGCGATGGCGCCAATCTGCTCTCCAAAGCCGGCGAAGAAAATGCCGGCGCGGTTGACATTGGCGATGGTCTGGCTGTGGTCTTCAAAATAGAATCCCACAATCACCCTTCCGCAATCGAACCATATCAGGGTGCCGCGACCGGTGTCGGCGGGATCCTCCGTGACATCTTCACGATGGGTGCGCGCCCGATCGCATCCCTCAACTCACTCCGCTTTGGATCACCGGACAATCCGCGAGTCCGCCACCTGGTCTCCGGTGTGGTCAAGGGGATCGGTGACTACGGCAATTCCTTTGGTGTGCCGACAGTCGCTGGTGAGGTTTTCTTTGATGATTCCTACACCGGTAATCCGCTCGTTAATGCCATGGCGGTAGGTATCGTCAAGAGTAACCAGCTCGCGTTCGGCAAAGCGGCCGGTACTGGCAACCCGATCATGATCGTGGGGAACAAGACCGGACGTGATGGCATCCATGGTGCGACCTTCGCCTCCGAAGAGATCAGCTCCAAGTCCGAAGAAAAACGCCCGTCTGTTCAGATCGCCGATCCATTCACCGAGAAATTGCTGCTCGAAGCTACTCTCGAGATCATTGAGCAGGACCTGATAATCGGTATCCAGGATATGGGAGCCGCCGGCCTCACCTGTTCATCCTCAGAAATGGCCGCCCGCGGCAAAGCAGGGATAGAGATAAATATCGATCTCGTCCCGGTCCGCGAACCGCACATGTCCCCCTACGAGATCCTCCTCTCAGAGTCTCAGGAACGAATGCTGGTTTGCGTTAAGAAGGGCAAGGAAGCCGCCGTGAAAGCGGTCTTCGACAAATGGGGACTTGATTCGACCATCGTCGGAAAAGTGACCGATGACCTCTTCATGACGGTCAAACTGAATGGCCAGATCGTCTCCCGCATCCCGGCAGATTCTCTGGTTCTCGGCGGCTCTGCCCCGATCTATCACCGCGAAACCAAGCGTCCGACTTATATGGACGATGTCAATAAACTCGACCTGAATGATTTCGCCCCGAACCGTAACTGGTCGGAGACCTTGGTACAATTGCTCGGGTCTCCCAACCTCTGTCATAAGGGCTGGGTTTTTGAGCAGTACGATTCCATGGTCCGCACAAATACGGCGGTCGGCCCCGGTTCTGATGCCGCGGTCCTTCGCCTCCGCAAGACCGACAAAGCGCTCGCCATGTCGACTGACTGCAACGCCCGCTACTGCTATCTCAATCCGCGCCTCGGCGCCCAGATTGCAGTGGCTGAGTCGGCGCGTAATATCGTCTGCTCCGGCGGCAAGCCGCTGGCCATCACCAACTGCCTCAATTTCGGCAATCCGTACAAGCCCGAGGTCTACTACTGCTTCGCCGAGGCGATCAAAGGAATGGGCGAGGCCTGCATCGCATTCGAAACCCCGGTCACCGGTGGCAACGTTTCGTTCTACAACGAGGATCCGGAGCGGGCAGTCTTCCCGACCCCGACTATCGGCATGGTTGGACTAGTCGAACACCTTGACCACATCACCACGCAATGGTTCAAGGAAAATGGCGATGTCATCTTCCTGATCGGCACCAACAAAGAAGAACTGGGCGGCTCAGAATATCTCAAGTCGATTCTCGGTCAGACGCGTGGCCCGATCCCTTCGCTTGATCTTCCATTCGAAAAGAAAATGCAGGAGACACTCCTCCATGCGATCCGGTCCGGGCTGGTCAAATCGGCGCATGACTGCTCCGATGGTGGCCTGGCTGTCGCACTGGCCGAGTGCTGTATTTCAAATCAAGAACATCAGATCGGTGCGACAGTCAAATTGAATGATTCTATCCGCCCGGACTGCCTCCTTTTCGGGGAAAGCCAGTCGCGCGTGATCGTCTCGGCCGATCAATCCAGCGCAAATGACCTGGAGAAGATATTCGGCTCAGCTGGCGTTCCGATCAACAGGATCGGCTCAGTGGGCGGGAGTCGACTGGTGATTGAATCCCTGATCGACATCCCGCTGGCCAGACTGGCGGACAGTTTCTACCATGCGATGCCGCGTTTCATGGAAAAGGTCGGATAA
- a CDS encoding 4-hydroxyphenylacetate 3-hydroxylase translates to MAIKTYEQYIASLKAMRPNIYKWDSLIEDVTTHPATKRTVEGHAWTFKAAADEKLRDKVTAKSHLTGEPISRYLSIIMSAEDQFANSDMKRLMFHLTGTCTGGRCAGWTAMNAMFNTTFEMDRDLGTDYHQRLLTWLRSAQERDITCAGALTDAKGDRAKSPSAQDDKDVFLHLVEKRKDGIVVRGAKLMICGVAAANEIFIIPGTGYKEDETDFALSFVIPRDIEGLTIVETRHPSDTRDEEDGFDNPVKEGGITQSFLFFENVFIPNERVFMCGETKYTMSTIGYFIGPYRAAIGGCVAGQGDIKIGSAILTARANGLSSKVFADKLTQMYINNETTYAVGIAAAARGKKHPSGAWLCDPLLSNVNKVHVATLPYQTSVLAQDIAGGIAETGCMPSYKDFQSKKYGHLIKKYLTAKADGETRARAARLVEWCTIGGGVPGCMHGGGSPDGAKLVIRATAKLEDKVEIARKIAGIKEPLLDPVPVKK, encoded by the coding sequence ATGGCGATCAAAACATATGAGCAGTACATCGCATCTTTGAAAGCGATGCGCCCGAATATCTACAAATGGGACAGTCTGATCGAGGATGTCACCACTCACCCGGCGACCAAACGAACGGTCGAAGGTCATGCCTGGACATTCAAGGCCGCCGCCGATGAAAAACTCCGCGACAAGGTAACCGCGAAATCGCACCTGACCGGCGAACCGATCAGTCGCTATCTCTCGATCATCATGTCCGCCGAGGACCAGTTTGCCAACAGCGATATGAAGCGGTTGATGTTCCATCTCACCGGCACCTGCACCGGCGGACGGTGCGCCGGCTGGACAGCCATGAACGCAATGTTCAACACCACCTTTGAAATGGATCGCGATCTGGGAACCGATTACCACCAGCGTCTGCTGACCTGGCTCCGTTCCGCCCAGGAGCGGGATATCACCTGCGCCGGAGCGCTGACCGATGCCAAAGGTGACCGCGCCAAGTCCCCGAGTGCTCAGGATGACAAAGATGTCTTCCTGCATCTGGTTGAGAAACGCAAAGATGGCATTGTCGTCCGTGGCGCCAAATTGATGATCTGCGGCGTGGCTGCCGCCAACGAGATTTTCATCATCCCCGGCACAGGCTACAAAGAGGATGAGACCGACTTTGCGTTGTCATTTGTGATTCCGCGCGATATCGAGGGGCTCACCATCGTTGAGACCCGTCATCCCAGCGATACCCGCGATGAAGAAGACGGGTTCGACAATCCGGTCAAAGAGGGCGGCATCACCCAATCCTTCCTCTTCTTCGAAAACGTATTCATCCCGAACGAACGTGTTTTCATGTGCGGTGAAACGAAATATACGATGTCAACGATCGGCTATTTTATCGGTCCGTATCGCGCGGCGATTGGCGGCTGTGTTGCCGGTCAGGGTGATATCAAGATCGGCTCGGCAATTTTGACCGCCCGAGCGAATGGTCTGTCATCCAAAGTCTTCGCCGACAAATTGACCCAGATGTATATCAACAATGAAACGACCTACGCGGTCGGTATCGCCGCGGCGGCGCGTGGAAAGAAACATCCCTCCGGCGCATGGCTCTGTGACCCGTTGCTGTCAAATGTCAACAAAGTCCACGTCGCTACCTTGCCATATCAGACATCGGTGCTGGCTCAGGATATCGCTGGCGGTATTGCCGAGACCGGCTGTATGCCGTCGTACAAGGATTTCCAATCCAAAAAGTACGGACATCTGATCAAGAAATATTTGACCGCCAAAGCCGATGGCGAGACGCGCGCCCGTGCGGCTCGATTAGTTGAATGGTGCACGATCGGCGGAGGCGTGCCGGGATGTATGCATGGCGGCGGTTCACCCGATGGCGCCAAATTGGTGATTCGCGCAACCGCGAAGCTGGAAGATAAGGTCGAGATCGCCAGGAAGATCGCCGGCATCAAAGAACCGCTTCTTGATCCAGTGCCAGTGAAGAAATAG